The Rosa rugosa chromosome 3, drRosRugo1.1, whole genome shotgun sequence sequence TTAACACTACATTTTCCTGAAATTCTCTTATGAACTTGTCACTTATAGAGCATAATTTTTAGAATGTATTCCGATTAACATAACACTGAAAccttaaacaatttttttttggtaaacctAGACAAAGGAGGAAATttattaaaaacataaaagaatacAGCCACATGGGGGACATAAACCTTAATCCAAAAAAGTATATATGTAACATGAGATACAAGAGAAAAAACCTCATATCTACAAGCCAGTCATACAAACGATTGGAAATTAGGAACCGAAACCTCGAACAAATATTTTTATgtaattattttgtttattttaagaAAAAAGATTGCATTGTTTGATAATTCGAGAAGTGTTTAAAAATCATTATTTGAATGTTGAAAAATTTTGGCGAGGAAATAAAAACATGCGATTTTGACAAAAATCGTGTGCATAGTCCACAATTTTTTTGTAAAAACCATGGTCttgaatttgttttttcttGAAATTATGTTCCAATTTTTCACTAAAATTAGGACTGAACTGTAGCTAGTAGATAacgttttcattttctttttcatcttgAGGATAAATAAAAAAGTTTGTTTTTGATGTTATATATGTCTGTGCTTAACTCAATCATTGTCTCCTCATCAATTGGTTATTTGGTTCAATGAAGTGAAAGGTACAATTTGCATCGTCCATCTTCTTTCCAACTTCACCTCGTAAATGGTATAACGTGCATCATCGATCACACCCCTCTACAGTCGCTTGCCGTCTTTTTACTATTATGCTCTGTAAACTCATTTTATTATTCTAGTAGTATATACAGAGAAATCACTTTTTCAGGTTCAGCATGCAGCACGACAAAGTAGCAAGAAATTTTCATGTTAGTGAGTGTCATTATCACTGTATATTCAAATCAACTCAGGATATTATATATCTTGCTGCAGATTGCTCTGAATCTTCGATATATGTTTCTAAGGATTTGAATATCTACAGAGGGACAATTATTTGATTATAGAATGGAAAAGTTGAGACATAAGTCGTCATTTGGTTCTTGTCTTGGGCCTCAATCACGGATGTTTCTGGTGTTTATATTCTGAATCGTCATCAAGTTGACGGAAATTACAAATATAAATGATATAGATGTTTATGTGGCACTACAAGTCATTTTTGATATCTTGGTTTTTCTTCGAGGACTTTTCTGTTATGCTTCTTCTTCGTTTGGGATATTCCTTTTAACTTTACAGGAAGAAAGTAGATGGATATATATACAAGGCTAGCTAGCTTAGTTTTCAATTCATAAGCCTCAGAACTACTGGTAATGTCTCCTTAATTTGTTTGTTGGAGTTTCTGTATGTCCACTATATGCTTATTTATTAAATAGTAATTGTAATATTCTATATAGATGAGAGGGGCTGACTGTATTTTATCATTTTACAGAAGGGTTTTACATATCTCAGTGATGAGCTTAGGATTCAGTTGAATCAGTTCTAACCATTTGATCAAGTACCTGATACTCTAGTTAGTAATTTTTCGTATTATACGCGAATAAAACACGTACTTacatttttttcaaaaataattcCGTACTTCCCATTTTTGAAAGGGACTCGTTAAATATTTCGTACTTTTGAAGCCAAAAGTATTATACAAATATACTATATATGatttttacgttttttttttccgtattttacacatattattgaacaaaaattaatataaattaatatttttaattatttaattaattaaaattatttTGCCGAACTTTTCAACGAACTATTTGATAAAATGTCCGAATAATACACGTAAATATTTTTCGCGTACTATACACGTCCCGTTTAATTTTTACTAACTATGCCTGATACATATAGATGTACTtctacacacacatatatcttTGGATTTCAGTGTTTTTACATCACCAACATTGATTCAATTACATATTCATGCCTTCCTGGCTCCTTGGTGTCCATGATTCTTAGAAGTGACCTAATTAAGGCTATTTAATTAGGGATacacactcacacacacacacacacacaatcaaTTATCAGCTAGGTCATGTGGTGTAAAGTCATAAATAACCTCACTGATATCTCACATGTACATGGACAATTACAATTGAGCTGGCCGGATGTCTTCCTTGCACAAGGTTCCTTCCAATTTTGTGAACCTTGGTATCTTAATTCACCTGTTTTTGGGCCACAACGGAGATTAGAAGAATTCGTCTTCTTTGATACTTACGTTCAAGAATTTTTCATGTTCAATCGAAATTTATTGAGGAAGACGAAAGCTTATTGTTTTCCAATTACCAATCAAGCCGATAACAAAGTTAATTACTAGCTAGCTATATATAGAATTAAACATTACTAACTACATGAAATCAACCCTTACAAACTTTATACTTAACTTGGATTGGAGAGTTTGGTCTTAGTTAATGGGACCAACATTTTGATTCTTCAATGCCAAGCTTGATGAAGCAGCTAGCTGGCTACCAATTTCAAAATATAGATGTCAACCCACCCTAACAAATCATGACATATAGCTTACCAAACATTACTTCAAAGTATGTTGCAATGTCAACACAGAGTAACTACTTAAATCCACATATGAACTGTAATCAACTATTGTCCTCGTAGCAGTCAACCCGAAAATAAATGAGTTTCACATAACATTATATGCATTCTTAAGCATATATGCATAGGAGGCCACTTCAATTAGGTTTAGGAACTTGGTTGAGAAGAGCTAGCTAGCTGGAAGTAATAATAAACTAAGGTGGCAGTTAAACAACAATCTACCTAGATTAAATCTATATGCTAATGAATAAGAAACTGCCTGCTGTATATATTcatccaagaaattaagaatatactGTTGTATGATATTGATTGAAGCTAATTGATTAAAGACTTGACATCCATGGCCAAAGCACATGCATGCAACTCTCATCGACTGACTGAATTGATAGTTATTGCACTTAATCGGAGCTTTGTTAGGTAACAATCTCTTTCGATCGAGCTCATTTGCACATGGCTTTTCGAAGAAAGAAAAACTCTTCAGGATCATCATAGAATGCATCGTCTTCCTGAAGAAAAACTACCACATTATAGATACCATCGTCTTTCTGTTTCATGCCATGCATTCAAGCTCTCCTAAAGTAACTGTAGAATTACATAAGAATGCATTCATCTTCACTTTCCCACAACTAATACTTATGAATTGGTCTGTCAGTACATACCAGACTAATCTACACTGTTTGGTTAATAGTACGTTATATATGACTTGTGAGTATATAGTTGTGGCTGCTGATCATCAAGGCAGTTCTACATAGAGAGGGTAAGGGCCGTCTACCTATATATAAGCATGTAGCTGAATCTCTCCCAGTACTGAGCTAGGGTTTCACTACTTCCATTTTCTTAGCCTCATATAAAGAAGAGACCAAGAGTGTACTAATCTTCAATGTTTGAATCCTCAGCATGAATTGCATAATCAGAATATCAGATTAGCATAAACTCTCTACAACAATGCATTTTATAGACAAGAAAAAGATCATTTTTACTAGAATACCTTAATAGATAAGAAAGTTGGAGATGATATACTAACAGCTGGCATTAAAGTTCTGAAGCTAGCTTAAAGTTGATGCAAGAGTGTACTGATCTTATACAAGGAAGAGACCAAGAGTGTACTGATCTTCCATGTTTGAATCCTTAATTACCATGAATTGCATAATCAGAATATCATATTAACAGAAACTCTCTAGAATAATGCATTCTACAGACAAGAAAAAGATAATTTATACTAGAATACCTTTATATATAAGAAAGTTGGACATGATATACTAACTGGCACTAAAGTTGTGAAGCTAGCTTAAAGTTGAAGCACATGAatgaaacatttttttttttttttttttttggctaagaTACATGAATGAAACATTACATCCCACATTTTTGAAATCGGTAACATCAAGCTATACAATATATTTATTCTTACAGAATTAAGCACATGAAATTGGTAAATTAGTTCCAAAAGTTTATCCtcttttactctctctctctctctctcgctctctctctctaaaatcaaACTGGGGTGGCCTTAATTTGCGAGCCATAGTATAGTATAGTCCTGGAAGCTACAACGATTAGCGTGCATAAGTGCTTGttccagatatatatattattcacTTTTAAAGAATATTACTCAGAGAACATGCTAATTCCAAGAAGTTAACTAGCTAGTTGCCAATATCATCCTATCGGAAGGTTTCGAATGAACATTGTGATCACCAACATAACTATAAAAATGCATGCTTAATTACAAGAAAAACGCATACCCTTTTCCTTCTTGTTCGTTACTTCTTTCAACAAATGCTAGCCGATCCCCACTGTTAAATAGTAATATTTCTTATCATAGGACTTCAAGCTGCAAAACCCTAATTCAACATTAACAAAGGAATTAGGTCTGAAAATCTAATCACATTATAGCAAATTAGATCGATCAAATAGCTCACTCAAAATGCACCCATTGTATATAGCAACCCTGAATATATCAGTAGAACAATCATGGCACATCAAAAACAGACCTAAAAATCAGATGaatattagggtttacttgGGACTATTGCTACAAAATCTATTATTACATTAATTAATGTACACCATCATGACTTTATTGTACCCCATCCCCAGGGTAACTACCGCTGAGATTAGCGCATTGATCTTGAGGCATTATCATTCTCTGCATGCCTTCATGATAGTCTGAACCTGAGGCAGCTAGAGGAGGAGGATAAACCAGCTGCATCTGATCACCACTCCACCCAATCGTACTTTGATCACCATAACTAGTAATAGTATTAGTAGTACTGCTAATCGGTCTATCATTCATCATGATCATGACGTCTTCACTGTATAAGAATTCCAGCCCATCTAACTTTTCTGGATCAATATTGTACACCATGTCCTTAAGCTCGTTCGACAGAAAATAGTTACTACTTTGCCCTCCTTGAAACATGTTCACAGCACCACCATATCCAGCATTATCCGCGGGGTTGTTGTAATGGTTCATCTGTGCAAATTGGCCCGGGTTGCTGATATTGTTACTGGCTAAAGCCGCAATCAGGCTAGCAGATGAGTGCATATTGGCTGCCGACTCCTCGTGATAAATCTGTTGCGTTGAGCTAGGAAATTGATCAACTGGGAGTTGAATATCGCCATTCGAGGAGTACACATCTTGGATATTAGGTTGAGCAACATTGTCGTGATGATCTGAATGAAATCTTCCTCCGAGCTTGATAAGCAGTTTTCGGATAGACGCGTGGTCATTGAAAGAAGGTACTACTACTTCTTGGTTTGGTGATGAGTAATTGGGTATCGATGGTACTTGGAGCACCGGTAGCTCGGGCCAGTAAGGGTATTGGCTAGCTGCTGCCACAGGATTCACCATGGAATTATTGTTCCCACTACTACTACTGATGATGAGACCTCTTTTGATAATTTCTTGCTGTTTTAGACCTGCAGCGGATCTACGCGCAGCAGCCTGGTGTTCCTTGCGGTGCTTTCCCAGAAGCTTTTTCTTCAGCCTTGTGTTCCAGTAGTTCTTTATATCATTATCAGTTCTTCCAGGCAGTTGTGCTGCAATTATAGACCACCTATATACATAGGTATACCGAGTATCCAAACTGTTAATTAAAATTAATGGCCCAATATTTATACATGTGGTATATTTGAATCAATTAATTAGGGCTAGCAAATAGGAAGTTGTTTAGTTATGTACGTACCTGCTTCCAATACTTATATAGAGGCTGCAAATTAAGTTGTCCTCTTCTTCAGAAAACCCTCCATGCTTGATGTTCGGGCGCAGATAGTTTAACCATCTCAGCCGGCAGCTCTTCCCACATCTCTTAAGCCCTAATTCACAGAACAAACAAACTTAATTACTTACTTTCATGTCACAGCTAGCTAGGTCAGGTAACCTCTAATTTCATATAAAGAAACTATATATGATTGAGAAGAAGATAAGCATACCGATCTTTTGAGGCAAAGCAATCCAGTTACCACCAGTGCCGTGTAGTTCAATATACGACTTGAGCTTGGAATCTTCTTCAGGTGACCACGGCCCTCTCTTCACGTTCGTTTTGTCACAACAAGGAGCTCTCCccatcttttatttctttcgAAGAGATCAAGCTTGATCCAGACTAGCTAAACCAAAAGATCAACAACTCAGTACTGTTATGAACATATGATGAGAGGAGGCAAAAATAGCTTGCTAGAGAGAGATTATAAAATGGTGATCAAATAAAGGGGATAAACATGGTTCCCGGAATAAGGCCAAATGGAATTTGAAAAGGGTGTGGCAGAAAGCAGAGAAAGTTGAGTGTTTTGAATAGAAAATTGGGAGAAAAGGAGTGTGCCAGAATGGCTGAATGGGAGAAGCTAAGGATTTTCTTCTTGTCTTTCTTACTCTAGAATATCACTTTTCATTTATACCATCAGATATCCAGGGGCTGCTACCACCtgattaattttcttttcttggaacTACAAGTCCAACAAGCTCATCCTCACCATCCATCTTAGGCTGGCTAGTTCTGTATATGGGGCATACTTTAATAATTTGAACATATACCATATTGTATATATAATTGAGACATATGTCTCTCTGGCCTTTctaatatatattattatatcATATACACTAATCATACCGTATTATTATATTAATTAAATGTGTTCAGAATCAAGGGAAATTTAGATAGAATGCCTGGTCGGCTGGTCATATGGTTAGGAATTCTATGCTAGCTTATCAGTTATTTTGTACTTTtcgagggggggggggggggggggtgataCCTTCACCCACCCTGTGCGTGCCCTAAAGTCACCAAAATGAACTTGCTCATAAAACATATAATAGTGAAACTAAGTTCAAAATTTTTATATGACAGTTTTCTCGTAAAACAATAGGATATACTAGTTCATTCAAAAGGATTCAAGATTCTGGTACCCAGAAACCAGAAATCTAAGAGTCAAGCATATAATGGAAGAAAACCTCCATGCACAATGAATCAGAACAGTGTCAAATTTAAGAAAGGGTACCAGCAATTCCAGCTGCAACACTGCAACCTAAATACACAGACGACAACTCCATTGGCAACATGATCCCTcagatatcaaagccactgATAATTTTGATCAGCTTTCAATTCCTGATCAAAATTGTGAGATCGGGCGAAGGCTAAAGAGAGCTTTTATACCTAGGGCGGAAAAGAAGGTAAAATCGTCATTTCACAGTGTCGGCTCGGCTTGAGCCGGCACTGTTACTAAGCCTATGAACAGTGCCAGGAAAAATAGAGTATAGTAAATTATATATGTTTGTAATCTTTACGAATTATGATCAATAATTTAGGATGATTTTGATTCACAATTAACTTATTATAAAGAGACTAGCGATACTGATGGCAAAGTGGAAAAAATGACCCATGTGTGGAAAAACGTGTTTTAAGAATTTGTGAGCTCAAAAGATAATTGTCTGTGGGATAGTTCAAGATAAATTGagtaaatttaaaaaaaataaattgataatcaataaTCTAATGATTCATGAATCGTCCATTAAAACTATATAACATGTCGGATACATCAAAAGAATTAATACTACATatataagcatatatatatatatatatatatatatatatatatatatatatatatatatatatatatatgttgatctGCATCGCTAGGACTCTAGATCTCTAGAAGCAAAATGACAAGCCGTTAGCTAAGATTGGAAACAAAGTCGAAATTAGTACGTTGATCCTTTTTGGTAGGTGACCAACAAGAGAAGAAGAATGCGAACCAAAGAGAAACCAACTTAATATGGTCGATTATGACGGCTAGTTTCTACGATCAACATCAAGTACCAGGTAGGCATAGGAAGCATAGGCCCTAAACTGACCTATAGTAGTGGCCTGGATATTTAGTTTTCGCTACCAGTGGAAAACTATGAATTTGAATCTACGTCTTTATGTCAACGAGCAAATTAAACATGCGTGATGCGTGTAAGTACTACAAATCTATGCAAttttcaccattttttttttttacttctgaAATGATCAAATTCAAAGACCATTAGTATTGTTATTAAGATGCAATGTATGTATCGAAGTTGGTAGCTTGCTAGTGTCAAATCTCTGGCGTCACTTGCTTGACCTTTGCTTTGTAGCTCGTCAATCTTCGATCTcgatctctctttctctgtcaTTGTTTTGTTAGTGCTTGACAGTCATGCATAAATCTCGCAGCCATAAATATCAAGCAAGCAAGCTAGGTATTAGTAGTGTTTAATTTGTCTGCGCTGTCTCTCTTTTGGGCTTTTGTCTAAAAATGTTTATAGCTACTTAATTGGCTAGCTAGCTCATCCATTTATATATGATCTAAGCTTGACTCcctcaaatttgaaatttaagaatttttgtatttttatcaTGTAATTTAAGGATCAAAGCCATCCATTCTCTAATTTGCTATTCCCATATATTTCTCTTTTGTATGCGTTGAATAACTATTATAGAAGAACAGAGTTGTTCAATAAGTCACGACCAAACATAACATATCTCTCTCTTAGTTGTCTAGATATATATTTCCAAACTTGAATGGACCTACATGTTTGAACAGTATCCATGAAGTAGCaagtactctttttttttttgacaatctTAATTATTTTTCTCATTCTGTGTACAGCTAGCTAGTTACCTCGAGGCAACTTCTTTCTCATTAGCTTTATGGATTTTCTTTCTCAGGTTACATTTTACTTACAACTTTTCAAGCCCTTTCACACGATTATATGTTTGGCTTTTCGTGATCATCAAATGGGAACCCTAATCAAAACTCACCAAATTAAGTTGATGTGTTCTTATGTCAAACTAAATAATTAATTGATCAATGCATAATTTGTCACGTACGTAAGCTGTAAGCATGCATGACCTAAGCGTTATTCGGGACTTGATTAGTTTTCTACGTTTGTTTGTCATGTTCATAATCGTAGGGGGGGTTTCTACGTTCCATTTGTACAAGTATAGCTATAAATATCCTTCTGTGGACACAACTATATAATTGATTTCCATTAGCTGATGGAGGCCTGCATGGTTACCCTCAGGATCGATTTAGGTGAAGCAAATCTATGAAGAATAAGACATTTTAGTATATTGAATTATACCTCTTTAACTAATcgatataaaaaattatttaactTAGTGCATGGGTGAATGTATTCCGATCAAAAGACTAAAAAGTTTTTTCTTGCAATTGAGAACTAAGATCGTATTATGAATAACCCAATAATAAAATACCAAAATTCATTAGATACATAGAATTAACAATACAATTACCTATGAAGAGAATTTAAACTTCAATATTTTTTATGGGAGTCTTTTACTGATGACTTGTTCATTATCAATTGTgcatcattttttattttatctttcaTTGGAGGATTTTTCCAATGTACTTTTAGTCGGAAAATGTGTCTCCGCTTTTATATATGTAAACTCTTTTGAGACTATGTTGGAGGCCATAAGTTCATGCCTAACCCGCCTTGGCGCAGGGCCAGCCCTAAAGCTAATAATTGAAAATGAGATGAGACTGATTTTAACTACACCGGTATGCTAATGATGATGCAAACCAGTGTTTAGTGAAAGCAAGAAGAAGCAGACTAACAGTCGATCAAATGAGGTTGAAGCTATAAACATTTTATATATGATGTGTTATATCTAAGCATGCCTCCCTCAAATTAGACAATTCATTCGTTAATCATTTTTGAAGATCTGCCAGTCAATAAACAAACTCACCGCTTTGAAAGACCCGGTAACATATAAATGTACAAAACCATCATCCAGATGAGGAGATGTGGTTCCGTATCTATGTGGCCATCTGGAACTTTAGAATCAAAATGACCTATTACTCTGTTAGGCCCAACTAATTTCATGTTCCGAAGGCCCATGCGGCCcagttattttttgtttattccTTTATACTTCTTTTTAATTTGAAAGATGCAAAAGCCTCACCACGATCTGTAATTAGAATTCCAGAAGTGGTGACggatcaaaaataaataaaaacgaCAGGTAAGTTTTTAATATTTGCATCCAATTCTGATTCATAAGTCACTTCGCTTAAACCATTACTCAAAATTAGACTATgaaatgataaaatggaaaagctTAAGAAAATGATGGGCAACAACCGTGGTTCTAAACATAGTGTACATCTTATTCCACTCTACTTTGAAATGAAGATTAATCAATTTCAAGAATCCAGCCTTTCTTATCCTCAATACGACCCGTTTGAATTCCTATGAGAGTTGAGTAGAGCTGTGGACAAACAGTTTGAGCACCTGTTTTGTATTCCATCCTGCATACATATGACTAAGAGTCAATTACAAGAGCTAAATGGAAGTAAAATATGTGAATTTGAGCTTTGCCATCCAAAAGAGTGAAGTCGTTAATCGGTTTTCAACGTTCTTATAAGGAAAGTATGGAGGATCATAGAATGGTACGTACCTTTTATCTTTATATGTAATGCTTCCCACAGGAGCAACACCGACTGCAGTTCCTGTACAGAATACTTCATCAGCTTCACTCAGTTCATCTACCGGAATTGCACGCTCCTCAACCTGACACAGGCAATGGTTAAGTTGCAAGTCTTCAAATAGGAATGGTGTAAGTTACAGGAAAATCACCTGATAACCATGATCGCGAGCGATTTCAATGATGCTTCTTCGAGTTACCCCTGATAGTATAGTCCCAGCCGTTGCAGGAGTTGAAATAACATTGCCCTAagaattggaaaacaaatgcaTGAGACATGTGCCAAGTCAATTTTGAGTACAAAGTTGAGATATAGCTCTTCGATATTATGCTTGACACCAGTCTTAACTAGTTACCTTCACAATGAAAATGTTACAAGAAGAGACCTCCTCCAGATTCTTTTTATTTACCGAGTCTAGATATAACACATCAGAAAATCCTCGGCTCCTTGCTCTGAGTAGTGCCTTCAAAACCTACATAAGAAGGACAAGTTAGTGTCACAAATGGAAGTTACACTTCAATCATCTATGATAAAAACCTTTTGCTTACTGGAGCATAATTGGTGATGCTTTTGACACCTCCAGCCCCACCACGAGAGGAACGATCATATTCCTCCTCGACATATATGCTCAAAGGTGCAGAACCCTCCTATTCATAGAACAGGAAGCATATAAAGTTAATATCCTATCATTGATTGATGCTGTAGTCAGCTTAAACTGAGAAATGTTTTCCTAACCTTGAAATAGTTGCGGACTGGTGAAGCGTATACAAGGAATGTGTATTCAGGCGATGTGCTTAAACCTAATATAGGACCACTTCCTATAAGTAGAGGCCTAATATATAAAGACCCTTTTCCTGGAGGGGGAACCTGTTCTTTAAACCAAGGAACGCACGGTTATAAATTTGTATACTACCTGTATACCAGTCCTATACCATAACAATAGACTGaactaaaaaataaatcaaAGTTGTTTGCGTCAAATGAAAATGAGGATTAcccaacacttgttagcttgAGCAGTTTGCTTCACAGCATCGATAAATTGATCAAGGGATGGTGAGGGCATGCACATTCTTTCTGAACCAATCTTCATTCGCATTGCATTCTGGTCTGGACGAAAGATAAGGAGATTGCCATCTTCTTTCCTGAATGCTTTCATCCCTTCATATATACCCTGTTCAGATTTTATCCGCAACTGTGAATTTCTTCAAGTGGCAAGCCAAGTGAACAAACAACATCGGAAGCATCATTACAAGCCCAGCTTTGTCTAATTATTTTTCCACCAGGATATTAGTTAAGCCTTTGTCTAGGATGAATTGTGTGAAAAGTTGGATTTGGAATATCTAAGCATGAACTAAACCATATGAATTTTATAAGATGAAAAACAGACTTACCTGGCCATAATTCAAAACTCCAGCAGCAGGGCTTAGTTCAATATTTCCATAACGATTAAGTTGGCCTTGTTCGAATATCCCGTTGTTGGAACATTTCATCATGTACATGTAATCAGTTGGCACTAGACCAAATCCAAGATTATCCCAATCCACATCAGCATACTCATTCTTACCAAATTTACTGCAGTCCAAGTAACCCAGAAGAAGATCAATCTACACACACCTCTATCAATAAGTTTCATCATCTTTCAAGTAAAAAAGTTTCATACATTTTGTATCATCAATGTAACATACAAAATCCCTTCAATGTAACATACAAAACCAGGGTAGGCAGTAATCAATAAGCTGATCAATGTAACATACATTGACTGATTTGAAAAGAGTATCCTATAATATCTCGGATTTATTTTCAGCCATTTTGTATATAAATGACGACAAATCATTTACCTGCTCACAGATGCTTCACACGCTTGTTCTGCGTTAGAAGCAGCCCCTGATCCAAAGCAGCGGTGATCTCTAAGCTGCTAAACCGAGGGAGATATATCAGTTCTcctaattttaaaaaataataggAGACTAGCAACCAGTGCACACTGTATGAGAGCATATTCATAtagttggaacttggaagaaaTGATCAACAGTCGAAACAAAGTGACATTATAGATTTTAGAATATACAAAGACTGTTGACCAAAATATAGTATTATTCAATATATAGCATAATATTTGTTAATGAAACTAATGCAATGAACACGGAAAATTTAGTACTATCCAATAACAGCATCATGATTAACAGAAGACGGAGAAAACAGGGGAAACAGAGGATATTGATTATAACATTTCAGCAAAAGGAAAGGGAAATACAGAAGAAAGAAAACCATGCATGATCCAATGAAATGAACATTCACCTTGGTTGGCAAAGATGACGAAGAGCCAACTCGAACAGATTGAACCAGCTTACTCAAGCATGCAGTCCTTCGAATCATGGTTGTTGTTCTGTTGGAAATTCTGGAGATGGATGATGCTTTGAGTAAGAACTTGTAGGTTGAGGCGTGTGGTACACTGCCCTTAAGAGTAGATGTCCGCCATTCGGAGATTATATCTCGGTGTAGCAAGTGATGACGGCCTACCCTCCAGGGTACAACAACCTCGATCCTTGTAGGTGTACACTCACAATACTTGGATCATATCGAACAACTTGAAAACTTTCTTTTGGTGGaatagaaaaattaaaggaaacacATGAGAAATTTGAGCTCGGAAAAGAATTCAAAGGATTGAGTTTTGTTGTGTGTTTTGATCTGGAAAGCTAGGGATTATATATACGGCAGGAATGATCAATGCAATGACAATTTAATAATAGCAATTAAGCTATGTAACTTATGTAACCGAAAGGAATATTATGACATTGATTAGGAAGAATCAAACCGTCAAAATAGGAATGACATTTAAACTCTCTAGCTTATGTAACAGAAGGGCAATATATATCTTGAGTAAACCAAAATGGAAGAAAGCAAATAAAGAACCACTATAATTGCAGactttgaacaaatgaatgaTATATGAGTAAACTGATGAAATCTTTGTGTCAATCACAATCAATGAGAGTTAAAAACTATTGCCATATGCAATTAAAGGTCCAATGGAGGTTTTAGCTAGTATTTTGAAATATTCCAGTAAATTCCAACATGTTCCTCACCTCTCTCTCGATTCTCGACCAAAACA is a genomic window containing:
- the LOC133736995 gene encoding branched-chain amino acid aminotransferase 1, mitochondrial-like; this translates as MIRRTACLSKLVQSVRVGSSSSLPTKQLRDHRCFGSGAASNAEQACEASVSSKFGKNEYADVDWDNLGFGLVPTDYMYMMKCSNNGIFEQGQLNRYGNIELSPAAGVLNYGQGIYEGMKAFRKEDGNLLIFRPDQNAMRMKIGSERMCMPSPSLDQFIDAVKQTAQANKCWVPPPGKGSLYIRPLLIGSGPILGLSTSPEYTFLVYASPVRNYFKEGSAPLSIYVEEEYDRSSRGGAGGVKSITNYAPVLKALLRARSRGFSDVLYLDSVNKKNLEEVSSCNIFIVKGNVISTPATAGTILSGVTRRSIIEIARDHGYQVEERAIPVDELSEADEVFCTGTAVGVAPVGSITYKDKRMEYKTGAQTVCPQLYSTLIGIQTGRIEDKKGWILEID
- the LOC133739011 gene encoding transcription factor RAX1-like; this encodes MGRAPCCDKTNVKRGPWSPEEDSKLKSYIELHGTGGNWIALPQKIGLKRCGKSCRLRWLNYLRPNIKHGGFSEEEDNLICSLYISIGSRWSIIAAQLPGRTDNDIKNYWNTRLKKKLLGKHRKEHQAAARRSAAGLKQQEIIKRGLIISSSSGNNNSMVNPVAAASQYPYWPELPVLQVPSIPNYSSPNQEVVVPSFNDHASIRKLLIKLGGRFHSDHHDNVAQPNIQDVYSSNGDIQLPVDQFPSSTQQIYHEESAANMHSSASLIAALASNNISNPGQFAQMNHYNNPADNAGYGGAVNMFQGGQSSNYFLSNELKDMVYNIDPEKLDGLEFLYSEDVMIMMNDRPISSTTNTITSYGDQSTIGWSGDQMQLVYPPPLAASGSDYHEGMQRMIMPQDQCANLSGSYPGDGVQ